One window of Ziziphus jujuba cultivar Dongzao chromosome 5, ASM3175591v1 genomic DNA carries:
- the LOC107420776 gene encoding protein SHORT ROOT IN SALT MEDIUM 1, with product MATKPKESSSVGKEKKVPLSSSTHTTPTRSGTKLSPNSSSTPKPSSSTSTEKPLPNYLKPTISSRHDEAFKPIKKHGSDHDPNHKATLNRRRSFDKPPSSSRVQSALVSPGPKERRTAGRSSSFSCKTTTSSKPISDNKPLRSPKPAKPHPTFAKTVKSTVPKKEASNASASNRIPKSPSDQTQTVVHNVEAKQEATTEFLVHEVAEVESEVKACPEEPKPEGNDQHSNAVDGEANSDENEDKKECEEAKAGITDVGLEETDNKSQEGSQVNDSTEFEGEDDQNKKSDEGNESHREEGSASEAKEDHVEEDKVNEAAVEETKVVEANKNEEKTVDNEKEEAACEGSNVDKDGKDVEEGKSEAEAEVTVKRQGGGGQGKKDNAPAYNDVIEETASKLLEKRKNKVKALVGAFETVIDYESK from the coding sequence ATGGCaacaaaaccaaaagagagCAGTAGTGTAGGGAAGGAGAAGAAAGTCCCACTATCTTCAAGTACTCACACTACTCCAACTAGAAGTGGTACTAAACTATCCCCCAATTCATCTTCTACTCCTAAACCTTCTTCTTCAACCTCCACAGAAAAACCACTACCAAACTATCTCAAACCCACCATAAGCTCACGCCATGATGAAGCTTTCAAACCCATCAAAAAACATGGATCTGATCATGATCCAAATCACAAAGCGACACTCAATAGAAGAAGATCTTTCGACAAACCACCCTCTTCTTCTCGAGTTCAAAGTGCATTGGTCTCACCAGGTCCTAAAGAGAGAAGGACAGCAGGTAGATCTTCCTCTTTTTCCTGTAAAACCACCACTTCTTCGAAACCCATTTCAGATAATAAGCCTTTAAGAAGCCCCAAGCCTGCAAAACCGCATCCTACGTTCGCGAAGACTGTGAAGAGCACTGTTCCGAAGAAGGAAGCTTCTAATGCTTCTGCTTCAAACAGAATTCCGAAAAGTCCTTCTGATCAAACACAGACAGTAGTACACAATGTTGAAGCTAAGCAAGAAGCTACAACAGAGTTTTTGGTTCATGAGGTAGCAGAGGTTGAAAGTGAGGTTAAAGCCTGTCCGGAAGAACCAAAACCAGAAGGTAATGATCAGCATTCCAATGCTGTAGATGGTGAAGCTAATAGTGATGAGAATGAGGACAAAAAGGAATGTGAAGAAGCAAAAGCTGGTATTACGGATGTTGGTTTGGAAGAAACTGATAACAAATCACAAGAAGGAAGCCAAGTCAACGATAGTACTGAATTTGAAGGAGAAGATGATCAGAATAAGAAAAGCGACGAAGGCAATGAGAGTCACAGAGAAGAAGGCAGTGCAAGTGAGGCAAAAGAGGATCATGTGGAAGAAGATAAAGTAAATGAGGCAGCTGTAGAAGAAACAAAGGTCGTTGAAGCAAACAAGAATGAGGAGAAGACGGTGGATAATGAAAAGGAAGAGGCTGCTTGTGAAGGAAGTAATGTAGATAAGGATGGAAAAGATGTGGAAGAAGGAAAATCAGAGGCAGAAGCAGAGGTAACGGTGAAACGACAAGGTGGGGGAGGACAAGGAAAGAAGGATAATGCTCCAGCATACAATGATGTGATCGAGGAAACTGCGAGCAAGCTTTTGGAGAAGAGGAAGAACAAGGTGAAAGCGCTTGTTGGAGCATTTGAGACTGTTATAGATTATGAATCCAAATGA